The Thermanaerovibrio acidaminovorans DSM 6589 genome contains a region encoding:
- the nuoF gene encoding NADH-quinone oxidoreductase subunit NuoF has protein sequence MAVKMHILVCGGTGCISSQSDRLAEALKEALAKRGLAEEVKVVLSGCFGFCEQGPIVKVAPDNTFYVKVTPEDADEIVAEHILKGRKVTRLLYKDPKTAHEVSDSKHMDFYKKQMRIALRNCGFIDPENVNEYIARDGYEALGKVLTSMKPQDVIAEVKKSGLRGRGGGGFPTGLKWEIASRFSADQKYVICNADEGDPGAFMDRSILEGDPHSVIEAMAICGYAIGATKGMVYIRAEYPLAVKRLQKAIEDAREVGLLGKDILGSGFDFDVELRYGAGAFVCGEETALIQSLEGNRGEPVSKPPFPAERGFYGKPSNVNNVETFACVPPIILKGADWFASIGTEKSKGTKVFALAGKVNNVGLVEVPMGITLREVIYDIGGGIRDGRKFKAVQTGGPSGGCLTEKHLDTPIDFDTLLEAGSMMGSGGMIVMDEDNCMVSVAKFYLEFTVEESCGKCTPCRVGNRRMLEMLDKICQGKATRDDLNRLRELALIIKDTSLCGLGQTAPNPVLSTLDNFFDEYLAHVEEKRCPAGKCKDLVRYVIDPEKCKGCTLCAKVCPADAISGKVREPHVIDQDKCVKCGACYTACKFGAISRS, from the coding sequence ATGGCTGTTAAGATGCACATCCTGGTGTGCGGCGGAACCGGCTGCATATCTTCCCAGAGCGACCGCCTGGCGGAGGCCCTGAAGGAGGCCCTGGCCAAGAGGGGGTTGGCGGAGGAGGTTAAGGTGGTCCTATCCGGGTGCTTTGGCTTCTGCGAGCAGGGGCCAATAGTCAAGGTGGCCCCGGATAACACCTTCTACGTCAAGGTGACCCCCGAGGATGCGGACGAGATAGTGGCGGAGCACATCCTGAAGGGCCGCAAGGTGACTCGGCTCCTCTACAAGGATCCCAAGACCGCCCACGAGGTGTCCGACTCCAAGCACATGGACTTCTACAAGAAGCAGATGCGGATCGCCCTGAGGAACTGCGGGTTCATAGATCCGGAGAACGTGAACGAGTATATAGCTCGGGACGGCTACGAGGCGCTGGGCAAGGTTCTCACCTCCATGAAGCCCCAGGACGTGATAGCGGAGGTCAAGAAGTCGGGGCTTCGGGGCCGGGGCGGCGGTGGGTTCCCCACGGGGCTTAAGTGGGAGATCGCCAGCCGTTTCAGCGCGGACCAGAAGTACGTGATCTGCAACGCCGACGAGGGTGACCCGGGGGCCTTCATGGATCGTTCGATTCTGGAGGGGGATCCCCACTCGGTCATCGAGGCCATGGCCATCTGCGGCTACGCCATCGGGGCCACCAAGGGGATGGTCTACATCCGGGCCGAGTATCCCCTGGCGGTTAAGCGTCTCCAGAAGGCCATAGAGGATGCCCGAGAGGTGGGGCTGCTGGGCAAGGACATCTTGGGCAGCGGCTTCGACTTCGACGTGGAGCTCCGCTACGGCGCGGGAGCCTTCGTGTGCGGTGAGGAGACCGCCCTGATTCAGTCCCTGGAGGGGAACCGGGGAGAGCCGGTCAGCAAGCCACCCTTCCCGGCGGAGAGGGGTTTCTACGGCAAGCCCTCCAACGTCAACAACGTGGAGACCTTCGCCTGCGTTCCCCCCATCATCCTTAAGGGGGCGGACTGGTTCGCCTCCATAGGGACCGAGAAGTCCAAGGGAACCAAGGTCTTCGCCCTGGCGGGCAAGGTCAACAACGTGGGCCTGGTGGAGGTCCCCATGGGCATAACCCTGAGGGAGGTCATCTACGACATCGGGGGCGGCATAAGGGACGGCCGCAAGTTCAAGGCGGTACAGACCGGTGGCCCCTCCGGCGGGTGTCTCACCGAGAAGCATCTGGACACCCCCATTGACTTTGACACCCTGCTCGAGGCGGGGTCCATGATGGGCTCCGGCGGCATGATCGTCATGGACGAGGACAACTGCATGGTGTCCGTGGCCAAGTTCTACCTGGAGTTCACCGTGGAGGAGTCCTGCGGCAAGTGTACCCCCTGCCGGGTGGGGAACCGGCGGATGCTGGAGATGCTGGACAAGATATGCCAGGGGAAGGCCACCCGGGATGACCTCAACAGGCTCAGGGAGCTGGCGCTGATAATCAAGGACACCTCCCTCTGCGGCCTTGGACAGACGGCGCCCAACCCGGTGCTTTCCACGCTGGACAACTTCTTCGACGAGTACCTGGCTCACGTGGAGGAGAAGCGTTGCCCCGCCGGTAAGTGCAAGGACCTGGTCCGCTATGTCATAGACCCGGAGAAGTGCAAGGGCTGCACCCTCTGCGCCAAGGTCTGCCCCGCGGACGCCATCTCCGGCAAGGTCCGGGAGCCCCATGTGATAGACCAGGACAAGTGCGTCAAGTGCGGCGCCTGCTACACCGCCTGCAAGTTCGGCGCCATCTCGCGTAGCTAG
- a CDS encoding NADH-dependent [FeFe] hydrogenase, group A6, whose amino-acid sequence MINLNIDGKYVKVPEGSTILEAARQLGIDIPTLCHLKLDDNVGMVNKSASCRVCVVEVKGRRNLAPACATPVAEGMEVRTNTIRVLNARKTVLELLLSDHPKECLTCAKSGNCELQDLAERFCIREVRYQGVQSTYKKDHSPALERDMDKCVMCRRCETMCNEVQTVGVLSGVNRGFNAVVAPAFEKPLVDTVCTFCGQCAAVCPTGALVERDYSWRVIEALADPDKVVVVQTAPAVRAALGEEFGLEPGTLVTGKMVSALRQMGFDYVFDTDFAADLTIMEEASEFLDRLNRYLKGDKAVRMPILTSCCPAWVKFFEHQFPELLDVPSTAKSPQQMFGAVAKNFFAKKLGIPREKMVVVSVMPCLAKKYEASRPEFAVDGNPDVDISISTRELAHLIKRCNIDFLSLPDEDFDRPLGESTGAGVIFGTTGGVIEAAVRTAVEWATGKPLEKVDFTELRGMQGCREAWVNVGDLKLHIGIAHGLGNARRLLEAVRDGKGEMFHAIEIMACPGGCVGGGGQPYHHGNFEIVKKRAEAIYREDQGKPIRKSHENPEIVKLYEEFLGKPLGETAHHLLHTHYFKRSDV is encoded by the coding sequence ATGATAAACCTGAACATAGACGGAAAGTACGTTAAGGTTCCGGAGGGGTCCACCATCCTCGAGGCGGCAAGGCAGCTGGGGATCGACATCCCCACCCTCTGTCACCTCAAGCTGGATGACAACGTGGGCATGGTTAACAAGAGCGCCTCCTGCCGGGTCTGCGTTGTGGAGGTTAAGGGCCGCCGCAACCTGGCCCCTGCCTGCGCCACCCCGGTGGCGGAGGGGATGGAGGTGAGGACCAACACCATCCGGGTCTTGAACGCCCGGAAGACCGTGTTGGAGCTCTTGCTCTCAGATCATCCCAAGGAGTGTCTCACCTGTGCCAAGAGCGGCAACTGTGAGCTCCAGGATCTGGCGGAGAGGTTCTGCATCCGGGAGGTACGCTACCAGGGAGTCCAGTCCACCTACAAGAAGGACCACTCCCCTGCCCTGGAGAGGGACATGGACAAGTGTGTCATGTGTCGTCGGTGCGAGACCATGTGCAACGAGGTCCAGACCGTTGGTGTGCTCTCCGGGGTAAACCGGGGTTTCAACGCGGTTGTAGCCCCCGCTTTTGAGAAACCCCTTGTCGACACGGTCTGCACCTTCTGCGGCCAGTGCGCCGCCGTGTGCCCCACCGGGGCCCTGGTGGAGAGGGACTATTCTTGGAGGGTCATAGAGGCTCTGGCGGATCCGGACAAGGTGGTGGTGGTCCAGACCGCCCCAGCCGTGAGGGCTGCCCTGGGGGAGGAGTTCGGCCTCGAGCCCGGTACTTTGGTGACCGGCAAGATGGTTTCCGCCTTGAGGCAGATGGGATTCGACTACGTGTTCGACACGGACTTTGCCGCGGACCTCACCATAATGGAGGAGGCGTCGGAGTTCCTGGACAGGTTGAATCGGTATCTTAAGGGTGACAAGGCCGTTAGGATGCCGATCCTTACCTCCTGCTGCCCCGCTTGGGTCAAGTTCTTCGAGCACCAGTTCCCGGAGCTGCTGGACGTGCCCTCCACCGCCAAGTCCCCCCAGCAGATGTTCGGCGCAGTGGCCAAGAACTTCTTCGCCAAGAAGCTGGGTATCCCCAGGGAGAAGATGGTGGTGGTGTCGGTGATGCCCTGCCTGGCCAAGAAGTACGAGGCTTCCAGGCCGGAGTTCGCCGTGGATGGGAACCCGGACGTGGACATATCCATCTCCACCCGGGAGCTTGCCCATCTGATCAAGCGCTGCAACATAGACTTCCTGTCCCTGCCAGACGAGGACTTCGATCGTCCGCTGGGCGAGTCGACCGGCGCGGGGGTGATCTTCGGCACCACCGGTGGGGTCATAGAGGCGGCGGTCCGCACGGCGGTGGAGTGGGCCACCGGCAAGCCGCTTGAAAAGGTGGACTTCACCGAGCTCCGGGGCATGCAGGGATGCCGGGAGGCCTGGGTGAACGTGGGGGACCTCAAGCTTCACATAGGCATAGCCCACGGTCTTGGCAACGCCAGGCGGCTTCTGGAGGCCGTCCGGGACGGCAAGGGGGAGATGTTCCATGCCATTGAGATCATGGCCTGTCCCGGCGGATGCGTTGGAGGCGGCGGCCAGCCTTACCACCACGGCAACTTCGAGATAGTGAAGAAGAGGGCCGAGGCCATATATCGGGAGGACCAGGGCAAGCCGATCCGGAAGTCCCACGAGAACCCGGAGATAGTGAAGCTCTACGAGGAGTTCCTGGGCAAGCCCCTGGGTGAGACGGCTCATCACCTGCTTCACACCCACTACTTCAAGCGGTCCGACGTCTAG
- a CDS encoding formate/nitrite transporter family protein, translating into MGYKTPAELVQSCARMAEKKGAWAPVQMLVLGFMAGAYIAMAGFLYTVVTQDAARYVGTGIAKLLGGTVFPLGLILVVIAGGELFTGNCLMPMGILVGCVPLGRVIKNWAWVFLSNMAGAVAVAFLVHWSGLAEGEVGANALKIAAVKMSLPFGQAMVRGVLCNWLVALAVWMSMAADDVAGKISAIFFPIMGFVASGFEHNVANMYYMALGILVRREGSTLTASSLPADKLSHVNLAGYVGNLLPVTLGNVLGAILFVVVTYFVVFKDQVAGGTEDRGG; encoded by the coding sequence GTGGGATATAAGACACCGGCAGAGCTGGTGCAATCCTGTGCCAGGATGGCGGAGAAGAAAGGGGCCTGGGCTCCGGTTCAGATGCTGGTCCTGGGTTTCATGGCCGGGGCCTACATAGCGATGGCGGGTTTCCTGTACACGGTGGTAACTCAGGATGCGGCCCGGTACGTGGGAACCGGCATAGCCAAGCTATTGGGTGGGACGGTGTTCCCATTGGGGCTTATTTTGGTGGTGATAGCGGGCGGCGAGCTGTTCACCGGAAACTGTCTTATGCCCATGGGGATCCTGGTGGGATGTGTCCCCCTTGGGCGGGTGATAAAAAACTGGGCCTGGGTCTTCCTGTCCAACATGGCAGGGGCGGTGGCGGTGGCGTTCCTAGTCCACTGGTCCGGGTTGGCCGAGGGGGAGGTGGGGGCAAACGCCCTTAAGATCGCGGCGGTTAAGATGAGTTTGCCTTTCGGGCAGGCCATGGTGAGGGGTGTCCTCTGCAACTGGTTGGTGGCCCTGGCGGTATGGATGTCCATGGCGGCGGATGATGTGGCGGGAAAGATATCCGCCATATTCTTCCCCATAATGGGTTTCGTGGCATCCGGCTTTGAGCACAACGTGGCCAACATGTACTACATGGCGCTGGGGATCCTGGTTCGCCGCGAGGGATCCACGCTGACCGCGTCTAGCCTGCCGGCGGACAAGCTGTCCCACGTGAACCTGGCAGGCTACGTGGGCAACCTGTTGCCCGTCACGCTGGGCAATGTCCTTGGGGCCATACTGTTCGTGGTGGTTACCTACTTCGTGGTCTTCAAGGACCAAGTGGCCGGAGGAACCGAGGACCGGGGGGGCTGA